Proteins from a genomic interval of Agrococcus sp. ARC_14:
- the truA gene encoding tRNA pseudouridine(38-40) synthase TruA yields the protein MRRIRLDLAYDGGGFSGWAVQPGLRTCQGELERALTTIAREPVRVTVAGRTDAGVHASGQVAHADLPEALGADVTARAARLAHRISRLAAPDGDLVVRAVSLAPDGFDARFSAVSRSYRYRIMASPAADPLERRTAAHVPQPLDVAAMQRAAEALVGLRDFAAFCKPREGATTIRELRAFSWALHDDVLTASLTADAFCHSMVRALVAACVRVGEGRLGLAQAAALLDERQRSPLTGLMPAHGLTLVAVGYPPDDALAQQAERARALRSASDLAPD from the coding sequence ATGCGCCGCATCCGCCTCGACCTCGCCTACGACGGCGGCGGCTTCTCGGGCTGGGCCGTGCAGCCAGGGCTGCGCACCTGCCAGGGCGAGCTCGAGCGCGCGCTCACGACGATCGCGCGCGAGCCCGTGCGGGTCACGGTCGCAGGTCGCACGGATGCGGGGGTGCACGCGAGCGGGCAGGTCGCGCACGCAGACCTGCCGGAGGCGCTCGGGGCGGACGTGACCGCGCGGGCAGCGAGGCTCGCCCATCGCATCTCCCGGCTGGCGGCGCCGGATGGCGATCTGGTGGTGCGCGCCGTCTCGCTCGCCCCCGACGGATTCGACGCACGCTTCTCCGCCGTCTCGCGCTCCTACCGCTACCGCATCATGGCGAGCCCTGCTGCCGACCCGCTCGAGCGGCGCACCGCGGCGCACGTGCCACAGCCCCTCGACGTCGCTGCCATGCAGCGCGCTGCGGAGGCACTCGTGGGGCTGCGCGACTTCGCCGCCTTCTGCAAGCCGCGCGAGGGCGCGACGACGATCCGCGAGCTGCGCGCCTTCTCGTGGGCGCTGCACGACGATGTGCTCACGGCGTCGCTCACGGCAGATGCCTTCTGCCACTCGATGGTGCGTGCGCTCGTCGCCGCGTGCGTGCGGGTGGGCGAGGGCAGGCTCGGCCTCGCGCAGGCTGCGGCGCTGCTCGACGAGCGGCAGCGCTCGCCGCTCACAGGGCTCATGCCGGCGCACGGCCTGACGCTCGTCGCCGTCGGCTACCCGCCTGACGACGCGCTCGCCCAGCAGGCCGAGCGCGCCAGGGCGCTCCGCAGCGCATCCGACCTCGCCCCTGACTGA
- a CDS encoding HAD hydrolase-like protein: MNPHGIIFDLDGTLTDSKQGLLASLRHMHAAVGWPVPEEARLLEWLGPPLVTVLSEQGHSPAEVDRAMVAFRARQAGGGLLESALYPGIDELIRALDEGGRPLAVATHKLQHDAETVIEHYALRHRFRGVHGRVDGEAGHSKASVIARAAASIGLPGSELVMVGDRVNDIASAHELGMRSIGVAYGYGGRAELEAAGSTLIVESVDELRALLAA; encoded by the coding sequence ATGAATCCCCACGGCATCATCTTCGACCTCGACGGCACCCTCACCGACTCCAAGCAGGGGCTCCTCGCGAGCCTGCGGCACATGCATGCGGCGGTCGGCTGGCCGGTGCCCGAGGAGGCCAGGCTGCTCGAGTGGCTCGGCCCGCCGCTCGTCACCGTGCTCAGCGAGCAGGGCCACTCCCCCGCAGAGGTCGACCGGGCGATGGTGGCCTTCCGTGCCCGGCAGGCCGGCGGTGGTCTGCTCGAATCCGCCCTCTACCCCGGCATCGACGAGCTCATCAGGGCCCTCGACGAGGGCGGTCGCCCGCTCGCCGTGGCCACGCACAAGCTGCAGCACGATGCCGAGACCGTCATCGAGCACTACGCGCTGCGTCACCGCTTCCGCGGCGTGCACGGCCGCGTCGATGGCGAGGCAGGCCATTCGAAGGCCTCGGTCATCGCGCGCGCGGCAGCGTCGATCGGGCTGCCGGGCTCCGAGCTCGTGATGGTCGGCGACCGCGTCAACGACATCGCCTCGGCGCACGAGCTGGGCATGCGCTCGATCGGCGTCGCCTACGGCTACGGCGGCCGCGCAGAGCTCGAGGCCGCCGGCTCGACGCTCATCGTCGAGTCTGTCGACGAGCTGCGCGCCCTGCTCGCCGCCTGA
- a CDS encoding cell division initiation protein — MSEQQPAFDPAFRGYDREQVDGALTTLRSELATVKQAGQQAALATEARVQHLTEDLDAAVARADQAEARMLRLAQQVQTLDEEDAEESTEPGDAEEGRQTRVRFAEILRVAEDQASTLVTNASSSSERILDDANAERDRIRKEAQEEAARTLQEAQHEAELARRRSETEQTAHRARVETELGSLGEKVSQADREAQVLLGEAERAAAAMRAQAQRETDDLKLDADRIVREAKARRVELDAAITRRQDDAQQEFLRLHSQAVAHAERITADANDKVASALAHAKHVAEQSEAYEQLSKAQAAQIEASAKARASSMLDEARQRSQAIVDTVTKHTKDVLRDAEDRTRSLRYQQTQLNGFMAEVQSLMHVADAADPRTWGAAGAASGAAATVADDVTADASTTQVDEAAVPSVAAEDRVVVPDSHSTSAPDVDPLADLTLSVDEPIEGEPVEEPSTREEVVEVVWHEDEAYDPSIDR; from the coding sequence ATGTCGGAGCAGCAGCCAGCATTCGATCCGGCCTTCCGCGGCTATGACCGCGAGCAGGTCGACGGTGCGCTCACGACGCTGCGCTCCGAGCTCGCCACGGTCAAGCAGGCGGGGCAGCAGGCGGCCCTCGCGACTGAGGCACGCGTGCAGCACCTGACGGAGGACCTCGACGCCGCAGTCGCGCGCGCCGACCAGGCTGAGGCCCGCATGCTGCGCCTCGCGCAGCAGGTGCAGACGCTCGACGAGGAGGACGCCGAGGAGTCCACCGAGCCCGGCGACGCCGAGGAGGGCCGCCAGACCCGCGTGCGCTTCGCCGAGATCCTGCGTGTCGCCGAGGATCAGGCCTCGACGCTCGTGACCAACGCGTCGAGCTCGTCGGAGCGCATCCTCGACGACGCGAACGCCGAGCGCGATCGCATCCGCAAGGAGGCGCAGGAGGAGGCCGCGCGGACCCTGCAGGAGGCGCAGCACGAGGCGGAGCTCGCGCGCCGTCGCAGCGAGACCGAGCAGACCGCGCACCGCGCCCGCGTCGAGACAGAGCTGGGCTCGCTGGGGGAGAAGGTGTCGCAGGCCGACCGCGAGGCGCAGGTGCTGCTGGGCGAGGCCGAGCGCGCCGCCGCCGCGATGCGCGCGCAGGCCCAGCGCGAGACCGACGACCTGAAGCTCGACGCCGACCGCATCGTGCGAGAGGCCAAGGCCCGTCGCGTCGAGCTCGACGCCGCGATCACCCGCAGGCAGGACGACGCCCAGCAGGAGTTCCTGCGGCTCCACAGCCAGGCGGTCGCGCACGCGGAGCGCATCACGGCCGACGCCAACGACAAGGTCGCATCCGCCCTCGCGCACGCCAAGCACGTCGCCGAGCAGTCGGAGGCCTACGAGCAGCTCTCGAAGGCGCAGGCCGCGCAGATCGAGGCGAGCGCCAAGGCCCGCGCGTCCTCGATGCTCGACGAGGCACGGCAGCGCTCGCAGGCGATCGTCGACACGGTCACGAAGCACACGAAGGATGTGCTGCGCGATGCCGAGGACCGCACCAGGAGCCTGCGCTACCAGCAGACCCAGCTGAACGGCTTCATGGCAGAGGTGCAGTCGCTCATGCACGTCGCCGATGCCGCCGATCCGCGCACGTGGGGCGCAGCTGGCGCGGCATCCGGTGCCGCGGCGACCGTCGCTGACGATGTGACGGCGGATGCGTCCACGACGCAGGTCGACGAGGCCGCGGTGCCGTCGGTGGCTGCCGAGGATCGCGTCGTCGTGCCCGACTCGCACAGCACATCCGCCCCCGACGTCGACCCGCTCGCCGACCTCACGCTCTCGGTCGACGAGCCGATCGAGGGTGAGCCGGTGGAGGAGCCGTCTACCCGCGAGGAGGTCGTCGAGGTCGTCTGGCACGAGGACGAGGCGTACGACCCCTCGATCGATCGGTGA
- the rplM gene encoding 50S ribosomal protein L13 gives MTRTYSPKAADVQHNWIVIDATDVVLGRLASHAAAMLRGKHKPTFAPHMDMGDFVIIVNAEKVALTGQKLLKKMAYRHSGYPGGLRATNYAEMLERWPVRTVEKAIRGMLPKNSLGAAQIKKLKVYAGPEHPHAAQQPTPYTFDQVAQ, from the coding sequence ATGACTCGCACGTATTCGCCCAAGGCGGCGGACGTCCAGCACAACTGGATCGTCATCGACGCCACCGACGTGGTGCTCGGCCGTCTGGCCAGCCACGCAGCTGCCATGCTCCGCGGCAAGCACAAGCCGACGTTCGCCCCCCACATGGACATGGGCGACTTCGTCATCATCGTGAACGCAGAGAAGGTCGCGCTCACGGGCCAGAAGCTGCTCAAGAAGATGGCCTACCGCCACTCGGGCTACCCGGGCGGCCTCCGCGCCACCAACTATGCAGAGATGCTCGAGCGCTGGCCAGTCCGCACCGTCGAGAAGGCGATCCGCGGCATGCTGCCGAAGAACTCGCTCGGCGCAGCTCAGATCAAGAAGCTCAAGGTCTACGCAGGCCCCGAGCACCCGCACGCGGCGCAGCAGCCGACCCCCTACACGTTCGACCAGGTCGCCCAGTAG
- the rpsI gene encoding 30S ribosomal protein S9 has protein sequence MAKIADSIEAPESFSTETPAAEAPKAPRVVNIGGQAVGRRKQAIARVRLVPGTGAYTVNGRTLEDYFPNKLHQQLINDPFTLLELSGSYDVIARISGGGPSGQAGALRLGIARTLNEIDTENNRPELKKAGFLSRDARVIERKKAGLKKARKAPQYSKR, from the coding sequence ATGGCGAAGATCGCAGACTCCATCGAGGCTCCCGAGAGCTTCTCGACCGAGACGCCCGCGGCTGAGGCTCCCAAGGCTCCCCGCGTCGTCAACATCGGCGGCCAGGCCGTCGGCCGTCGCAAGCAGGCCATCGCCCGCGTGCGCCTGGTCCCCGGCACCGGCGCGTACACCGTGAACGGCCGCACGCTCGAGGACTACTTCCCGAACAAGCTGCACCAGCAGCTGATCAACGACCCGTTCACGCTGCTCGAGCTCTCGGGCAGCTACGACGTGATCGCCCGCATCTCGGGCGGTGGCCCCTCGGGCCAGGCCGGCGCGCTCCGCCTCGGCATCGCTCGTACGCTCAACGAGATCGACACCGAGAACAACCGTCCGGAGCTCAAGAAGGCCGGATTCCTCTCGCGCGACGCTCGCGTCATCGAGCGCAAGAAGGCCGGTCTCAAGAAGGCCCGCAAGGCGCCGCAGTACTCGAAGCGCTGA
- the glmM gene encoding phosphoglucosamine mutase, giving the protein MSRLFGTDGVRGLAGLDITAESAMALAQGAALVLGRHARQEGRRPVAVVARDPRVSGEFIAASVSAGLASSGIDVLDAGVIPTPAAAYLVASIGADFGVMVSASHNPAPDNGIKFFATGGRKLPDVVEDEIETALGGAPLRPIGAEVGTIRRFADAEDRYLVHLLGTLEGSLEGLHVALDCAHGAAAGVSPQAFSDAGAKVTVMGNDPDGININREVGSTHLQQLQELVVSSGADLGIAHDGDADRCLAIDAQGNVIDGDQIMAILALSAKRRGLLADDTLVATVMSNLGLKVAMDAHGIALVQTAVGDRYVLEALGQYGLSLGGEQSGHIIFSAHATTGDGILTGLQIAAEMARTGKSLAELAAVMEVFPQVLINVTGVDRLGLRGNQAIADAVARAEAELGEQGRVLLRPSGTEKIVRVMVEASEQHVAQSIADELADLVRAELGVSA; this is encoded by the coding sequence ATGTCGCGCCTGTTCGGCACGGATGGCGTTCGGGGTCTCGCAGGCCTCGACATCACGGCGGAATCGGCGATGGCGCTTGCACAGGGCGCCGCACTCGTGCTCGGGCGTCACGCCCGGCAGGAGGGGCGGCGCCCTGTTGCTGTCGTCGCGCGTGATCCCCGGGTCTCTGGTGAGTTCATCGCAGCCTCCGTCTCGGCGGGCCTCGCCTCGAGCGGCATCGACGTGCTCGACGCTGGCGTCATCCCGACGCCGGCTGCCGCCTACCTGGTGGCGAGCATCGGAGCCGACTTCGGCGTGATGGTCTCCGCCTCGCACAACCCGGCGCCCGACAACGGCATCAAGTTCTTCGCCACCGGTGGCCGCAAGCTGCCGGATGTGGTCGAGGACGAGATCGAGACCGCGCTGGGCGGCGCCCCGCTGCGCCCGATCGGCGCGGAGGTCGGCACGATCCGGCGCTTCGCCGACGCCGAGGACCGCTACCTCGTGCACCTGCTGGGCACGCTCGAGGGCAGCCTCGAGGGGCTGCACGTGGCGCTCGACTGCGCGCACGGCGCCGCAGCGGGCGTGAGCCCGCAGGCATTCAGCGACGCGGGCGCGAAGGTGACCGTGATGGGCAACGACCCCGACGGCATCAACATCAACCGCGAGGTCGGCTCGACCCACCTCCAGCAGCTGCAAGAGCTCGTCGTCTCCTCCGGCGCCGATCTCGGCATCGCGCACGATGGCGATGCCGACCGCTGCCTCGCGATCGACGCCCAGGGCAACGTCATCGACGGCGACCAGATCATGGCGATCCTGGCGCTCTCGGCCAAGCGCCGCGGGCTGCTGGCAGACGACACGCTCGTCGCGACCGTGATGTCGAACCTGGGCCTCAAGGTGGCGATGGATGCGCACGGCATCGCGCTCGTGCAGACCGCGGTCGGCGACCGCTACGTGCTCGAGGCGCTCGGCCAGTACGGCCTCTCGCTGGGCGGCGAGCAGTCTGGCCACATCATCTTCTCCGCGCACGCCACCACCGGCGACGGCATCCTCACCGGCCTGCAGATCGCCGCGGAGATGGCGCGCACCGGCAAGTCGCTCGCTGAGCTCGCCGCGGTGATGGAGGTCTTCCCGCAGGTGCTCATCAACGTCACGGGCGTCGACCGCCTCGGGCTGCGCGGCAATCAGGCGATCGCCGACGCGGTCGCCAGGGCAGAGGCAGAGCTGGGCGAGCAGGGCCGCGTGCTCCTGCGCCCCTCTGGCACCGAGAAGATCGTGCGCGTCATGGTCGAGGCCTCCGAACAGCACGTCGCGCAGTCGATCGCCGACGAGCTCGCCGACCTGGTGCGGGCCGAGCTGGGCGTCAGCGCCTAG
- a CDS encoding APC family permease, which produces MAQTTAAEPSPVTTKLKRGITTLLLFFFIVGDTLGAGIYTLVGTIAQDVGGVIWLPLAFALVLALLTAGTYAELITKYPHAGGAARFAERAFNKPYVTFLIGFLMLSSGITTSAALANAFAGDYLQALVPGIPTIPVALAFIALLIIINLRGVRESLIANVGATVVEMTGLIIIIAVAAIVFGSGGGDPSRLTTFAEGVPPLSGAFAATITAFFSFLGFEAAANMAEEVKDPSRSYPRALFGAIITAAVVYLLIALGAAIVVPIDQLANSEGPLLEVIQASGLAFPPWLFAIIALVAIGNGALLFMVMASRATYGLAEAKLLPKAFGAVLSGRRTPWVSILVVGLVTMAMSFVGDVGTLADTTVLLLVLVFISANISVLVLKKDKVAHKHFTAPRIVSVLALIASIALLTQQSMQTWLIAGGYVVVGTILFLIARAARRREYREGTAEPTRSIPLE; this is translated from the coding sequence ATGGCTCAGACCACTGCTGCAGAACCTTCGCCCGTCACCACGAAGCTGAAGCGCGGGATCACCACCCTGCTGCTGTTCTTCTTCATCGTCGGCGACACGCTCGGTGCCGGCATCTACACCCTCGTGGGCACCATCGCGCAGGATGTCGGCGGCGTCATCTGGCTGCCGCTGGCGTTCGCCCTCGTGCTGGCGCTCCTCACCGCTGGCACCTATGCAGAGCTCATCACGAAGTACCCGCACGCCGGCGGCGCGGCTCGCTTCGCCGAGCGCGCGTTCAACAAGCCGTACGTCACCTTCCTCATCGGGTTCCTGATGCTGTCCTCCGGCATCACGACCTCCGCGGCCCTCGCGAACGCGTTCGCGGGCGACTACCTGCAGGCGCTCGTGCCCGGCATCCCGACGATCCCCGTCGCGCTGGCGTTCATCGCGCTGCTGATCATCATCAACCTGCGAGGCGTGCGCGAGTCGCTCATCGCCAACGTCGGCGCGACCGTCGTCGAGATGACGGGCCTCATCATCATCATCGCCGTCGCCGCGATCGTGTTCGGCTCGGGCGGTGGCGACCCCTCCCGACTGACGACCTTCGCCGAGGGCGTGCCGCCGCTCTCCGGCGCCTTCGCCGCGACGATCACCGCGTTCTTCTCATTCCTCGGCTTCGAGGCCGCGGCGAACATGGCCGAGGAGGTCAAGGACCCGAGCCGCTCGTATCCGCGGGCGCTGTTCGGCGCGATCATCACGGCAGCGGTCGTCTACCTGCTCATCGCGCTCGGCGCGGCGATCGTCGTGCCGATCGACCAGCTCGCGAACTCCGAGGGCCCGCTGCTCGAGGTCATCCAGGCCTCGGGCCTGGCGTTCCCGCCGTGGCTGTTCGCGATCATCGCGCTCGTCGCGATCGGCAACGGCGCCCTGCTGTTCATGGTGATGGCCTCCCGCGCCACCTACGGCCTCGCCGAGGCGAAGCTGCTGCCGAAGGCCTTCGGCGCCGTGCTCTCGGGACGCCGCACCCCGTGGGTCTCGATCCTCGTCGTCGGCCTGGTGACGATGGCGATGTCGTTCGTCGGCGACGTCGGCACGCTCGCCGACACCACCGTGCTCCTGCTCGTGCTCGTGTTCATCTCAGCCAACATCTCGGTGCTGGTGCTGAAGAAGGACAAGGTCGCGCACAAGCACTTCACCGCGCCGCGCATCGTCTCGGTGCTCGCGCTCATCGCCTCGATCGCGCTGCTCACGCAGCAGAGCATGCAGACCTGGCTCATCGCGGGCGGCTACGTGGTCGTCGGCACGATCCTGTTCCTCATCGCCAGGGCAGCACGCCGCCGCGAGTACCGGGAGGGCACGGCGGAGCCGACCCGCTCCATCCCGTTGGAGTAG
- a CDS encoding CGNR zinc finger domain-containing protein → MSLPHPRELARTLEFIAEVCNQRRVGTLGSATSLRAFCAEWRFPGASTITKADADATWAHVRTIETMWDADRDTAAVMANRVFRECDARPHLVRHDGLDWHLHGLPAGAPIADAIAVDAAMAFVDLVRVDDTARCKRCGDARCERMFFDLSRNRSRRFCSTTCQSRTNVAAFRARAGQL, encoded by the coding sequence GTGTCGCTGCCCCACCCCCGTGAGCTTGCGCGCACGCTCGAGTTCATCGCCGAGGTCTGCAACCAGCGCCGCGTCGGAACGCTCGGCTCCGCGACGAGCCTGCGGGCCTTCTGCGCCGAATGGCGCTTCCCGGGCGCCAGCACGATCACGAAGGCGGATGCGGATGCGACCTGGGCGCATGTGCGCACGATCGAGACGATGTGGGATGCCGACCGGGACACCGCGGCCGTGATGGCGAACCGGGTCTTCCGGGAGTGCGACGCACGGCCCCATCTGGTGCGCCACGACGGCCTCGACTGGCATCTGCACGGCCTGCCGGCGGGCGCGCCGATCGCCGACGCCATCGCGGTCGACGCCGCGATGGCGTTCGTCGACCTCGTGCGCGTGGACGACACGGCCCGGTGCAAGCGCTGCGGAGATGCGCGGTGCGAGCGCATGTTCTTCGATCTCTCGCGCAACCGATCGCGTCGCTTCTGCTCGACGACCTGCCAGTCGCGCACGAACGTGGCCGCCTTCCGGGCCAGGGCGGGGCAGCTCTAG
- a CDS encoding DMT family transporter, whose amino-acid sequence MQSRRQVGLAFALASAASFALSGIFAAALLDGGWSAGAVTLVRIGGGALVLLAPTLWLLRGRWDAVLRSWREVLVLGVLAVAVCQLAFFSAVAFIDPSLALLIEFLGPVLLVFFTWATTRRAPAMLTLAGAAVALVGLGLISGIGGEALHPLGVLLALGAAVGNAGYWASASKADSELPPIALAGLGLLVGALVLGVAVVTGLLPFVATAAPVVLAGATVPWWAAMGMLILIATAASYVVGILGARRLGATLASFVGYSEPMFGILWTALLLAILPSGMQWMGAAAIIAGVLLVRLGQARRPRTTKGPAIVEGIPGA is encoded by the coding sequence ATGCAGTCTCGTCGCCAGGTCGGCCTGGCATTCGCCCTCGCGAGTGCCGCCTCCTTCGCGCTCTCCGGCATCTTCGCCGCCGCGCTGCTCGACGGCGGCTGGAGCGCCGGTGCCGTCACGCTCGTGCGCATCGGCGGCGGCGCGCTCGTGCTGCTGGCACCCACGCTGTGGCTGCTGCGCGGCAGATGGGATGCGGTGCTGCGGTCGTGGAGGGAGGTGCTGGTGCTCGGCGTGCTCGCCGTCGCGGTCTGCCAGCTCGCGTTCTTCAGCGCCGTGGCCTTCATCGACCCGTCGCTCGCGCTGCTCATCGAGTTCCTAGGGCCCGTGCTGCTGGTGTTCTTCACCTGGGCGACCACCCGCCGCGCGCCCGCGATGCTGACGCTCGCCGGGGCCGCGGTCGCCCTCGTGGGCCTCGGCCTGATCTCCGGCATCGGTGGCGAGGCGCTGCACCCGCTCGGCGTGCTGCTGGCGCTCGGCGCCGCCGTCGGCAATGCCGGCTACTGGGCCTCGGCGTCGAAGGCCGACTCCGAGCTGCCGCCCATCGCGCTCGCGGGGCTGGGGCTCCTGGTCGGCGCGCTCGTGCTGGGCGTCGCTGTCGTCACCGGCCTGCTGCCCTTCGTCGCGACCGCGGCGCCGGTCGTGCTCGCCGGTGCCACCGTGCCCTGGTGGGCGGCGATGGGCATGCTCATCCTCATCGCGACCGCGGCCTCCTACGTGGTCGGCATCCTCGGCGCGCGGCGCCTCGGGGCGACGCTCGCGAGCTTCGTGGGCTACTCGGAGCCGATGTTCGGCATCCTCTGGACGGCCCTGCTGCTGGCGATCCTGCCGAGCGGCATGCAGTGGATGGGTGCCGCGGCGATCATCGCGGGCGTGCTGCTCGTGCGGCTGGGCCAGGCGCGCAGGCCGAGGACCACGAAGGGCCCGGCGATCGTCGAGGGGATCCCGGGAGCGTGA
- the coaA gene encoding type I pantothenate kinase codes for MSHPIRSPFVEIERPDWARLAPRMPNPLTEEEVRRLRGIGDRLEPREVAEVYLPLSRLVSLYQESAARLHRDTHAFLGTSGHPTPFVIGVAGSVAVGKSTTARLLQELLRRWEGSPKVDLITTDGFLHPNRVLEERELMTRKGFPESYDRRALLGFVSRVKSGEEEVRAPVYSHLTYDIVPGEEIVVRRPDILIVEGLNVLQPPPSGSHLAVSDLFDFSIYVDARTSAIREWYVDRFWALKESAFQDPLSYFHRFADMTRSQARIYSEDVWDSINGPNLVEHIVPTRPRADLVLRKADDHTIRSVLLRKL; via the coding sequence GTGTCACACCCCATCCGGTCGCCGTTCGTCGAGATCGAGCGTCCCGACTGGGCGCGCCTGGCGCCCCGCATGCCCAATCCCCTCACCGAGGAGGAGGTTCGAAGGCTGCGCGGCATCGGCGATCGGCTCGAGCCGCGCGAGGTCGCGGAGGTGTACCTGCCGCTGTCACGGCTCGTGAGCCTGTACCAGGAGTCGGCCGCCCGCCTGCATCGCGACACCCACGCCTTCCTGGGCACCAGCGGGCATCCGACCCCCTTCGTCATCGGCGTCGCCGGCTCGGTGGCGGTGGGCAAGTCGACGACCGCGAGGCTGCTGCAGGAGCTGCTGCGCCGCTGGGAGGGCTCGCCGAAGGTCGACCTGATCACCACCGACGGCTTCCTGCACCCGAACCGGGTGCTCGAGGAGCGCGAGCTGATGACGCGCAAGGGCTTCCCGGAGTCGTACGACCGGCGAGCGCTGCTGGGCTTCGTCTCGCGCGTGAAGTCGGGCGAGGAGGAGGTGCGCGCTCCCGTCTACTCGCACCTGACCTACGACATCGTGCCCGGCGAGGAGATCGTGGTGCGCAGGCCCGACATCCTCATCGTCGAAGGCCTCAACGTCCTGCAGCCGCCGCCCTCCGGGTCGCACCTCGCGGTGAGCGACCTGTTCGACTTCTCGATCTATGTGGATGCCCGCACGAGCGCGATCCGGGAGTGGTACGTCGACCGCTTCTGGGCGCTGAAGGAGAGCGCGTTCCAGGACCCGCTGTCGTACTTCCACCGCTTCGCCGACATGACGCGGTCGCAGGCGCGCATCTACTCGGAGGACGTGTGGGACTCCATCAACGGACCCAACCTCGTCGAGCACATCGTGCCCACCAGGCCGCGCGCCGACCTGGTGCTGCGGAAGGCGGACGACCACACGATCCGGAGCGTCCTGCTGCGGAAGCTGTGA